A section of the Pedobacter sp. HDW13 genome encodes:
- a CDS encoding YncE family protein — MKYKLHHVLKLTGFLLLTALAFACRKDTPVDEDAEQGAKTPSLTVKGLYVLNEGNWGSNKSSLDYYSYDDGKYTRNIFGAANPAVTLGLGDVGNDIKIYGAKMYVVVNGSNKVEILNASNAKQVAKLDINNPRYVTFYKNFAYITSYDGYVAVVDTTALSTIKTKITVGNQPEEMAVVGTKLYVANSGGYNYPNYDRTVSVIDLTTNTEIKKIDVAINLHHLKADKYGDVYVISRGDYAAIASSLYVIDTKTDAVKKNFNVPVSDFWINDDDAYLFSYSYATSKSTYVKLNVKDETVASNNFITDGTEASITLPYGIAVDPTSGDIFVTDARDYVTPGIIYCFDKAGKKKFTFTTGDIPAHIAFLFK; from the coding sequence ATGAAATACAAATTACACCACGTTTTAAAACTAACCGGCTTTTTGCTTTTAACAGCCCTGGCATTTGCCTGTAGAAAAGATACCCCGGTAGATGAAGACGCTGAACAGGGAGCCAAAACCCCATCATTAACCGTAAAGGGCTTATATGTTTTGAATGAAGGCAACTGGGGTTCTAACAAATCATCTTTAGATTACTATAGCTATGATGATGGGAAATACACGAGGAATATATTTGGCGCAGCCAATCCGGCTGTTACTTTAGGCCTGGGCGATGTGGGTAACGACATCAAAATTTACGGCGCTAAAATGTATGTTGTTGTAAACGGAAGCAATAAAGTAGAAATTTTAAATGCCAGCAACGCAAAGCAGGTGGCTAAACTGGATATCAACAACCCGCGTTATGTTACCTTTTATAAGAATTTCGCTTATATCACATCTTATGATGGCTATGTAGCCGTAGTAGATACCACTGCTTTGAGTACCATTAAAACTAAAATAACGGTAGGTAATCAACCCGAAGAAATGGCGGTTGTAGGTACCAAACTCTATGTGGCCAATTCTGGTGGTTACAACTATCCAAACTACGACAGAACTGTATCGGTAATTGATTTAACAACCAATACCGAGATTAAAAAAATTGATGTTGCCATTAACCTTCACCATTTAAAAGCCGATAAGTATGGTGATGTGTATGTGATTTCGAGAGGTGATTATGCAGCCATTGCTTCGTCGCTGTATGTAATCGACACCAAAACCGATGCTGTTAAAAAGAACTTCAATGTTCCTGTTAGCGACTTCTGGATTAATGATGATGACGCTTACCTGTTTTCTTACAGCTACGCTACCTCAAAATCAACCTACGTGAAACTTAACGTAAAAGATGAAACAGTTGCAAGTAATAATTTTATAACCGATGGTACTGAAGCTTCAATTACACTCCCTTATGGCATTGCAGTAGATCCAACATCAGGAGATATTTTTGTAACCGATGCCAGGGATTATGTTACTCCAGGTATCATTTACTGTTTCGATAAAGCAGGCAAAAAGAAATTTACGTTTACCACCGGCGATATTCCGGCACACATTGCATTCTTATTTAAATAA
- a CDS encoding TonB-dependent siderophore receptor — protein MIKIKGVLLSTRFFFLLAPLLGTGILLPAISVAQIDTAKANQLQDVKITEYKNSKVNLSPTPVQILIGTELKRLNSLSVADAIRYFAGVQLKDYGGVGGLKTINVRSMGSNHTAVFYDGVQLGNAQNGQVDLGKFSLDNLEEIAVYVGQKPELLMPARSYAAASALYLRTAQPAFNEGKKYGLGVGLKTGSFGLINPNISYKQKISNKISLLLDASYLESNGKYKFRYKELAYDTTIIRNNSDVKSARVEATLFGLLPDSSKWNLKLYNYNSARGLPGAIVSNRFTFTQRQWDDNSFIQASYQNKRSARYNFMFNTKYAYSFMRYLDPEFKQQNGFLDNRFTETEWYISAVNLYKISGIWEVSLATDYSLQQLDANLYDFAYPKRNTGLVALASALNLKRLSIQANVLATLIAEQVKNGNQSANRQEYTPALMASWQPFQTKDFRIRSFYKSIFRMPTFNDLYYTFIGNSKLKPEYTSQYDLGFTYGHTSNGRRLAYLSLQTDAYYNLVKDKIVAIPGNNLGRWTMVNLDRVRIRGFETNIQTVWDLDLQLKLKASANYTFEKAVDISTTAFRYGDQIPYIPVHSGSARFGIDYKNLVFNYGYIYTGERYSQKANIAANYVKPWYTHDLALGANFFYHQSRFFINAEINNVFNQYYDVVLNYPMPGRNYRLTLSANF, from the coding sequence ATGATCAAAATTAAAGGTGTTTTACTAAGCACCAGGTTTTTCTTTTTGCTGGCACCGCTATTGGGCACGGGCATTCTTTTGCCTGCTATTTCAGTCGCGCAGATTGATACCGCAAAGGCCAATCAATTGCAGGATGTTAAAATAACAGAGTATAAAAACTCAAAGGTAAATTTATCGCCAACTCCGGTACAAATACTCATAGGGACGGAATTAAAACGCCTGAACAGTCTTTCGGTTGCCGATGCCATACGCTATTTCGCCGGTGTACAATTAAAAGATTACGGAGGTGTTGGCGGTTTAAAAACTATTAATGTAAGGAGCATGGGCAGCAACCATACTGCTGTTTTTTATGATGGTGTGCAGCTTGGAAATGCCCAAAACGGCCAGGTAGATTTAGGCAAGTTTTCATTAGATAACCTCGAAGAGATTGCTGTTTATGTTGGTCAAAAACCCGAATTACTGATGCCAGCCAGAAGTTATGCAGCAGCCAGTGCACTTTACCTTCGAACAGCACAACCTGCTTTTAATGAAGGGAAAAAGTATGGGTTGGGCGTTGGTTTAAAAACCGGCTCATTCGGATTGATTAACCCGAATATCAGTTATAAACAAAAAATCAGCAATAAAATCTCTCTCCTTTTAGATGCCAGCTATTTAGAATCCAACGGCAAATATAAATTCAGGTATAAAGAACTGGCTTACGATACCACCATTATCCGGAATAACAGCGATGTTAAATCGGCAAGGGTAGAAGCAACGCTGTTTGGCTTATTGCCTGATAGCAGCAAGTGGAACCTTAAATTATACAACTACAATTCGGCACGCGGACTGCCCGGGGCTATTGTTTCGAACAGGTTTACCTTTACACAGCGCCAGTGGGACGATAATAGTTTTATTCAGGCTTCGTACCAGAATAAAAGGAGTGCCCGCTATAATTTTATGTTCAATACGAAGTATGCATATAGTTTTATGCGTTACCTCGATCCCGAATTTAAACAACAAAACGGCTTTTTAGACAACCGCTTTACCGAAACGGAATGGTACATCTCTGCAGTCAATCTTTATAAAATATCGGGTATTTGGGAGGTTTCGCTGGCTACAGATTACAGTTTACAACAGTTAGATGCCAATTTGTACGATTTTGCTTACCCTAAACGTAATACCGGTTTAGTAGCACTTGCGAGCGCCTTAAACCTAAAAAGATTGAGTATACAAGCCAATGTTTTAGCAACCCTGATTGCAGAGCAGGTTAAAAATGGTAATCAATCAGCCAACAGGCAGGAATATACTCCGGCTTTAATGGCATCGTGGCAACCTTTTCAAACCAAAGATTTCCGCATTCGCAGTTTTTACAAATCCATTTTCCGGATGCCCACTTTTAACGACCTCTATTACACGTTTATTGGAAACTCCAAGCTAAAACCCGAATACACCAGTCAATACGACCTGGGTTTTACTTACGGACATACTTCAAACGGGAGGCGCCTTGCTTATTTATCCCTTCAGACTGATGCCTATTATAATCTGGTAAAAGATAAGATTGTAGCCATTCCAGGTAATAATTTAGGCAGATGGACCATGGTTAACCTCGATCGTGTGCGTATCAGAGGCTTCGAAACCAATATTCAAACGGTTTGGGATTTAGATTTACAGTTGAAGCTGAAGGCAAGTGCGAATTATACCTTCGAAAAAGCAGTAGATATTAGTACCACAGCCTTCAGGTATGGCGATCAGATTCCCTACATCCCTGTACATAGCGGATCGGCAAGATTTGGAATTGATTATAAAAACCTGGTGTTTAATTATGGTTACATCTACACCGGCGAACGATATAGCCAAAAGGCCAATATAGCAGCTAACTATGTTAAGCCGTGGTACACCCACGATTTAGCACTTGGTGCAAATTTTTTTTACCACCAAAGCAGGTTCTTCATCAATGCCGAAATCAATAATGTTTTTAACCAGTATTACGATGTGGTACTTAACTATCCAATGCCTGGTCGTAACTACCGACTTACTTTATCCGCTAATTTTTAA
- a CDS encoding serine hydrolase — translation MRKILTVVLSLISLSAMAQKTDTVFLRKLMESKPELFSAVLNHPNKNQIQIMYTQVNRDAQNKPSFKTFSYNLDPHHYFYPASTVKLAAVIFALEKVNRLKSTGLTAQSIMVTDSAFKGQTKVLKDTSASNGLPSVAHYVKKILLTSDNDAFNRLFEFIGRAEINQKLKAYGFNDSRILNRLAIGDAGESTKHSNPVKFYNSSQLVYNQQAQYDPKDYELSLTNLTMGKGYLDSADKLVNKPFSLAGKNAFAINDQQKLMQKLIFPEAFPAKERFKLTADNYKLIYTYMSKYPTESDFPKHDQKEFWPTYAKMLYYGRENISPDPNIRIFNKYGDSYGYIIDNSYFVDFKNGIEYFLTAVVHSNEDGIFNDNKYEYDTVCFPFMKNLGKSIYEVELKRSKKHRPDLSKFKLDYKH, via the coding sequence ATGAGAAAAATTTTAACTGTTGTACTTTCGTTAATCAGCTTATCTGCCATGGCGCAAAAAACCGATACCGTGTTTCTCAGGAAACTGATGGAGTCGAAACCCGAACTTTTTTCGGCTGTGCTCAATCATCCGAATAAAAACCAAATACAAATTATGTACACACAGGTTAACCGCGATGCCCAAAACAAGCCCAGCTTTAAAACCTTCAGTTATAATTTAGATCCTCATCACTATTTTTATCCGGCCAGTACCGTTAAACTTGCGGCTGTAATTTTTGCGCTGGAGAAAGTAAACCGTTTAAAAAGCACTGGTTTAACCGCACAAAGTATTATGGTTACAGATAGTGCTTTTAAAGGTCAAACCAAAGTACTAAAAGATACGAGCGCCAGTAATGGTTTGCCATCTGTTGCTCATTACGTTAAAAAGATTTTGCTCACCAGTGATAATGATGCATTTAACCGATTATTTGAATTTATTGGTCGTGCAGAAATTAACCAGAAACTAAAAGCATATGGCTTTAACGACAGCCGGATATTAAACCGTTTAGCCATAGGCGATGCAGGCGAATCAACTAAACACTCCAATCCGGTTAAATTCTATAACAGCAGTCAACTGGTGTACAATCAGCAGGCACAGTATGATCCCAAAGATTATGAACTGAGCTTAACCAATCTCACTATGGGAAAAGGTTACCTGGATAGCGCCGATAAACTGGTAAACAAACCCTTTAGCCTGGCCGGAAAAAATGCCTTCGCGATTAACGATCAGCAGAAATTGATGCAAAAACTGATTTTTCCGGAAGCATTTCCTGCAAAAGAACGGTTTAAATTAACTGCTGATAATTATAAACTCATTTACACCTACATGAGTAAATATCCAACAGAAAGCGATTTTCCTAAACATGATCAGAAAGAATTTTGGCCTACCTATGCTAAAATGCTTTATTACGGCCGCGAGAACATTAGTCCGGATCCAAACATCAGGATCTTTAATAAATATGGCGACAGCTACGGTTATATTATCGACAATTCTTACTTCGTTGATTTTAAAAACGGCATCGAATATTTTTTAACCGCAGTCGTACATAGTAATGAAGACGGCATATTTAACGACAATAAATATGAATACGATACCGTTTGTTTTCCATTTATGAAAAACCTGGGCAAAAGTATTTATGAAGTGGAATTAAAAAGAAGCAAAAAACATAGGCCCGATTTAAGCAAGTTCAAACTCGATTATAAGCATTAA
- a CDS encoding sigma-54 dependent transcriptional regulator: MAKLLIIDDERAIRSTLREILEYENYEVEDIDNGIDGLEMIKKGNYDLVLCDIKMNKMDGMEVLEQAQAIKPDLPFIMISGHGTVETAIEASKKGAFDFISKPPDLNRLLITVRNGLDRGTLVTETKVLKRKVSKTREILGESESISKIKETIERVAPTEARVLITGANGSGKELVARWLHEKSNRSESPLIEVNCAAIPSELIESELFGHEKGSFTSAVKQRIGKFELANGGTLFLDEIGDMSLSAQAKVLRALQEHKITRVGGEKEIDVNVRVLAATNKDLLKEIENGNFRMDLYHRLNVINIHVPHLTERTDDIPVIAQNFLERICGDYGMPVKKINDGGMSALQALPWTGNVRELHNMIERLIILSDKVITENDVRAFANPGGGTNIGAATSAQIASSGGSSLASTFDSFNNFQDYKDHAEREFIKFKLEKNNWNVSKTADEIDIQRSHLYSKIEKFGLKRAE, encoded by the coding sequence ATGGCTAAACTATTAATAATTGACGATGAACGAGCGATAAGAAGTACCTTACGCGAAATTCTGGAATACGAAAATTACGAAGTTGAAGATATCGATAATGGTATTGATGGCCTCGAGATGATCAAAAAAGGGAATTATGATCTCGTACTTTGCGATATCAAGATGAACAAGATGGACGGTATGGAGGTGCTCGAACAAGCCCAGGCCATTAAGCCCGATTTACCTTTTATTATGATATCTGGTCACGGTACAGTAGAAACCGCTATCGAAGCCAGCAAAAAAGGCGCTTTCGATTTTATTTCCAAACCACCTGATTTAAACCGCTTACTAATTACTGTACGCAATGGTTTAGATCGCGGAACTTTGGTAACAGAAACCAAGGTATTAAAGCGTAAAGTAAGTAAAACACGCGAAATACTGGGCGAATCGGAAAGTATTTCGAAAATTAAAGAAACCATCGAACGTGTTGCCCCTACCGAAGCCCGTGTATTAATTACAGGCGCAAATGGCAGTGGTAAAGAACTGGTTGCCCGCTGGTTACACGAAAAATCGAACCGATCAGAAAGCCCTTTAATTGAAGTAAACTGCGCCGCTATTCCTTCAGAACTAATTGAAAGCGAACTATTTGGTCACGAAAAGGGATCGTTTACCTCTGCGGTAAAACAACGCATTGGTAAGTTTGAACTGGCTAACGGCGGCACCTTATTTTTGGATGAGATTGGCGATATGAGCCTTTCGGCTCAGGCAAAAGTGCTTCGTGCATTACAGGAACATAAAATTACCCGTGTTGGTGGCGAAAAGGAAATTGATGTAAACGTGCGTGTTTTAGCCGCAACAAATAAAGATTTATTAAAAGAAATTGAGAATGGTAATTTCCGTATGGATTTGTACCACCGCTTAAATGTAATTAATATTCATGTGCCTCATCTTACCGAACGTACTGATGACATCCCTGTAATTGCGCAAAACTTTTTAGAGCGTATTTGTGGCGATTACGGCATGCCGGTTAAAAAGATAAACGACGGCGGAATGTCGGCCTTACAAGCTTTACCATGGACAGGTAACGTACGTGAGCTGCACAACATGATTGAACGTTTGATTATTTTGAGCGATAAAGTAATTACTGAAAATGATGTGCGTGCTTTTGCCAACCCTGGCGGTGGAACAAACATTGGTGCTGCAACCAGTGCTCAGATTGCCAGCTCAGGCGGCTCAAGCCTTGCTTCTACTTTCGATTCGTTTAATAATTTTCAGGATTATAAAGATCATGCAGAACGCGAGTTTATTAAATTCAAGCTCGAGAAAAACAATTGGAATGTTTCTAAAACGGCCGATGAAATCGACATTCAGCGTAGCCATTTATACAGTAAAATTGAGAAATTTGGTTTAAAAAGAGCTGAGTAG
- a CDS encoding chloride channel protein, translating to MKSLATLITLGAGGNGGTFAPSLIMGGLIGFIFAYTVNLSGMAQLNVSNFIVAGMAAALGSIMHAPLTGIFLIAEITGGYILMVPLMITTAISYAINRGSQKHSIYTKVLADKGELLSHEDKDTTVLNQMKLKYLIEKSYPQLQLNDVLSLKMNEIVQSGKNICAVTDETGDFKGIIYIEKLFNEMMGNPDKENLLAADLVQAAPNTLTEADDLKMVLEKMEQENVWILPVLSEQNRYLGFVSKTAIFNKYRALLMRQNDYMG from the coding sequence ATGAAATCCCTTGCTACCCTCATTACCTTAGGTGCCGGTGGTAATGGCGGAACGTTTGCGCCAAGCTTAATCATGGGTGGATTAATCGGATTTATTTTTGCCTATACGGTAAATTTATCCGGTATGGCGCAGTTAAACGTGTCGAATTTTATTGTGGCGGGTATGGCCGCTGCTTTGGGTTCCATCATGCACGCGCCTTTAACGGGTATTTTCCTTATTGCCGAAATTACGGGAGGCTATATTTTAATGGTGCCGTTAATGATTACTACGGCTATTTCTTACGCCATTAACCGTGGTTCGCAAAAACATTCTATTTACACCAAAGTATTGGCTGATAAAGGTGAGCTTTTATCTCACGAGGATAAGGATACTACGGTTTTGAACCAGATGAAATTAAAATATCTGATTGAGAAGAGTTATCCCCAGTTACAACTGAATGATGTACTCTCGCTAAAGATGAATGAAATTGTACAATCGGGTAAAAATATTTGTGCGGTTACCGATGAGACGGGCGATTTTAAAGGTATCATTTACATCGAAAAGCTGTTTAATGAGATGATGGGCAATCCGGATAAGGAAAACTTACTGGCTGCAGATTTGGTACAAGCTGCACCAAACACACTTACCGAGGCCGATGATCTTAAAATGGTACTGGAAAAGATGGAACAGGAAAATGTATGGATTTTACCGGTACTCTCTGAACAAAACCGTTATCTGGGGTTCGTTTCTAAGACTGCAATCTTTAACAAATACAGGGCCTTGCTGATGCGGCAGAATGATTATATGGGTTAG
- a CDS encoding chloride channel protein, protein MYIRFVNYLDQINQYRKSKISNRNFLVVLAIIVGVLAGLAAAALKSLTHHIEEFLQSDWHWKYKYYLYFIFPMIGILLTVLYIKYFIRRTKFETGLTPLLYAISKKSSRVEPHNIYSQVITAAVTVGFGGSTGLEAPIVTSGSAIGSNLGRFLGLSYREITMLVACGAAAGIAGAFYSPVAGIVFAIEILLPEFTIPAFIPLLLSAATAAVVARAFYTQQLFFLVTEGWKMDALVYYVLLAGLIGLFSIYFTKANYAIKGLFYKIKDPYTKVVVGGLMLGALVFLFPTLYGEGYITMKGLLKGDYLAVINNSIFEDYNNILRL, encoded by the coding sequence ATGTATATCCGCTTTGTAAATTACCTTGATCAGATTAACCAATACCGGAAATCAAAGATATCAAACCGTAATTTCTTAGTAGTTCTGGCTATTATAGTAGGTGTTTTGGCCGGACTTGCGGCGGCTGCTTTAAAAAGTTTAACCCATCATATCGAAGAGTTTCTTCAATCAGACTGGCATTGGAAATATAAATACTACCTGTATTTTATTTTTCCGATGATTGGGATCCTTTTAACCGTTTTGTATATTAAGTATTTTATACGAAGAACAAAATTCGAAACCGGTTTAACACCTTTGTTATATGCTATTTCGAAGAAATCGAGCAGGGTAGAACCCCACAACATTTATTCGCAGGTAATTACAGCTGCAGTTACGGTTGGTTTTGGTGGCTCTACAGGCCTGGAGGCGCCAATAGTTACCAGTGGTTCGGCCATTGGTTCAAATTTGGGCCGTTTTCTGGGGCTTTCCTATCGCGAAATTACCATGTTGGTGGCTTGTGGTGCGGCCGCAGGTATTGCAGGCGCTTTTTATAGTCCGGTGGCAGGTATTGTTTTCGCAATAGAAATTCTGCTTCCCGAGTTTACTATTCCAGCATTTATTCCGCTGCTTTTATCGGCAGCTACCGCAGCCGTGGTGGCCAGGGCATTTTACACGCAGCAGTTGTTCTTTTTGGTAACTGAGGGTTGGAAAATGGATGCATTGGTTTATTATGTGCTTTTGGCGGGCTTAATTGGCTTGTTTTCCATTTATTTTACCAAAGCGAATTATGCCATTAAAGGCCTCTTTTATAAAATAAAAGATCCTTACACCAAGGTAGTTGTGGGCGGTTTAATGCTTGGCGCTTTGGTATTTCTTTTTCCAACATTATATGGCGAAGGCTATATTACGATGAAAGGCTTACTAAAAGGCGATTACCTGGCCGTAATTAACAACAGTATTTTCGAAGATTACAATAATATCCTGCGATTGTAG
- a CDS encoding RluA family pseudouridine synthase codes for MKFPNFKDLILFEDNDFIVINKPPFLASLDERGAAGETNVLRLAKQYSYDAQVCHRLDKETSGALIIAKNPEGYRHASMQFERRKVNKTYHAVVDGHVIFDELMVDLPILNDGNKNVTIDRVEGKRAETIFDSLKYYKHYTLVECKPITGRMHQIRIHLATQRAAIVGDDMYKGKPVFLSSIKRGYRLTKGEEEQPIMKRFALHARHLVFKGLDDKDIVIDAPYPKDFATLIKLLDKFDA; via the coding sequence TTGAAGTTTCCAAATTTTAAAGACCTTATCCTTTTCGAAGACAACGATTTTATTGTCATTAACAAACCTCCGTTCTTAGCATCGCTTGATGAAAGAGGCGCGGCTGGCGAAACCAATGTTTTGCGTTTAGCCAAGCAGTATAGCTATGATGCACAGGTATGTCACCGTTTAGATAAGGAAACTTCTGGAGCTTTAATTATTGCGAAAAATCCTGAAGGCTATCGTCATGCTTCTATGCAGTTTGAAAGAAGAAAGGTAAATAAAACCTATCATGCTGTGGTAGATGGTCATGTGATTTTTGATGAGCTAATGGTCGATTTACCAATCTTAAACGATGGAAATAAGAATGTAACCATTGATAGGGTTGAGGGAAAACGTGCCGAAACCATTTTCGATTCGCTAAAATATTATAAACACTATACTTTGGTTGAGTGCAAGCCTATTACTGGCCGCATGCACCAAATCCGCATCCATTTAGCCACACAAAGGGCTGCCATTGTTGGCGATGATATGTATAAAGGAAAACCCGTATTTCTTTCTTCGATCAAAAGAGGTTACAGGTTAACCAAAGGAGAAGAAGAACAACCCATCATGAAACGTTTTGCACTACACGCTAGGCACCTGGTGTTTAAAGGGCTTGATGATAAAGACATTGTGATCGATGCGCCATATCCAAAAGATTTTGCCACCTTAATTAAGCTTTTGGACAAATTTGACGCTTAA
- a CDS encoding response regulator transcription factor translates to MNNAGQKILIVDDEPDILELIEYNLKKEGYQVFTATNGQEGITVAKKVHPDLIILDIMMPKMDGIEACRLMRAIPEFKNTFMVFLTARSEEYSEIAGFNVGADDYIAKPIKPRALVSRINAILRRNAGTEEVSENKLEIGDLVIDREAYLVFQGGNKVVLAKKEFELLYLLASKPGKVYTRESILKNIWEDSVVVTNRTIDVHIRKLREKLGETYVSTVKGVGYKFELS, encoded by the coding sequence ATGAACAACGCAGGTCAGAAAATATTAATTGTTGATGATGAACCAGATATTCTGGAGCTTATTGAGTACAACCTAAAGAAAGAGGGGTACCAGGTTTTCACCGCAACCAACGGTCAGGAGGGAATTACAGTTGCAAAGAAGGTTCATCCTGATTTGATTATCCTGGATATTATGATGCCTAAAATGGATGGGATTGAGGCTTGCCGTTTAATGCGTGCAATTCCTGAATTCAAAAATACATTTATGGTTTTCTTAACGGCCAGAAGCGAGGAGTATTCGGAAATTGCCGGTTTTAATGTGGGTGCCGATGATTATATCGCCAAACCAATTAAACCAAGGGCTTTAGTAAGCCGCATCAATGCAATTTTAAGAAGAAATGCAGGTACAGAAGAAGTATCAGAAAATAAGCTTGAAATTGGTGATTTAGTAATTGACCGCGAAGCATACCTCGTTTTTCAAGGTGGTAATAAAGTGGTGCTGGCTAAAAAGGAATTCGAATTATTATATCTTTTAGCTTCTAAACCAGGTAAAGTTTACACCCGCGAATCGATCCTTAAAAATATCTGGGAAGACTCTGTAGTGGTAACTAACCGTACTATCGATGTACATATCCGTAAACTGCGCGAAAAATTAGGCGAAACCTATGTGTCGACGGTTAAAGGTGTGGGATATAAATTTGAGCTATCTTAA
- a CDS encoding TlpA disulfide reductase family protein: MRIKQLSLIVLIAIAFTACKPKDSFTIDGTFQNPGAEKKVFLYGMQNSNMVAIDSTNLSEKGEFKFIRKTPSVDFFRVSVGNHEFMLIAKNDDAIKLEADLADKTMAYKISGANEVDKLSELNGIRNTFAKQVEKLQADFEAKVATQPQNRATILESMKPQYESYINQLNTQILKFAKDNKGTLASFYAMNTLSPQEFEAELVKFADEVKQDIKGNATVDAFVKQMAQLKAVQVGEIAPAFTINTAEGKPVSLADYKGKYVLVDFWASWCQPCRQENPNVVKVYNQYKTKNFDVLGISLDTDKAAWLGAVKADGLTWTHVSELKDFNGETVKKYQVQAIPTSYLIDPAGKIVAKNLRGTALEDFLAKTLR, translated from the coding sequence ATGAGAATAAAACAATTGAGCCTGATTGTGCTGATTGCAATTGCTTTCACCGCATGTAAACCAAAAGATAGCTTCACGATTGACGGAACTTTCCAAAATCCGGGGGCAGAAAAAAAGGTGTTTTTGTATGGTATGCAAAATAGTAATATGGTTGCAATCGATTCGACTAATTTATCGGAAAAAGGCGAATTTAAGTTTATACGTAAAACCCCTTCTGTAGATTTTTTCAGGGTATCGGTAGGTAACCATGAATTTATGCTGATTGCTAAAAACGACGATGCAATTAAACTGGAAGCTGATTTGGCTGATAAAACCATGGCGTACAAAATTTCGGGTGCAAACGAGGTAGATAAATTATCGGAGCTTAATGGTATCAGAAATACCTTTGCCAAGCAAGTTGAAAAACTACAGGCTGATTTTGAAGCGAAAGTAGCTACGCAACCGCAAAACAGGGCGACCATTTTAGAATCGATGAAGCCTCAGTACGAATCTTACATCAATCAGTTAAATACGCAGATCTTAAAATTTGCTAAAGACAATAAAGGTACGTTGGCAAGTTTTTATGCCATGAACACTTTAAGTCCGCAGGAATTTGAAGCTGAACTGGTAAAATTTGCTGATGAGGTTAAACAAGATATTAAAGGTAATGCCACTGTAGATGCTTTCGTTAAGCAAATGGCGCAGTTAAAAGCAGTGCAAGTTGGCGAAATAGCACCAGCATTTACCATTAATACTGCAGAAGGTAAACCCGTTAGTTTAGCTGATTATAAAGGAAAATATGTATTGGTAGATTTTTGGGCATCGTGGTGCCAGCCTTGTCGCCAGGAAAATCCGAACGTGGTAAAAGTTTACAATCAATACAAAACTAAGAATTTTGACGTTCTGGGTATTTCGCTCGATACCGATAAAGCAGCCTGGTTAGGTGCAGTTAAAGCCGACGGATTAACCTGGACACATGTATCGGAATTGAAAGATTTTAACGGTGAAACGGTAAAAAAATATCAGGTGCAAGCGATTCCTACTTCATATTTGATTGATCCGGCAGGGAAAATTGTAGCTAAAAACCTTCGTGGAACAGCGCTGGAGGACTTCTTAGCCAAAACGTTACGTTAA